One Pseudomonas entomophila genomic window carries:
- a CDS encoding TolC family protein, translating to MSKASRIFAVSMLALAVTGCAVKTQPIDRSVSEQRARADLANMFKGQEALQGPLTLHQAMARAVKYNLEARLKVMEEALAQRQVDLATFDMLPRMALSAGYAGRSNVSASSSRSVLTNTQSLEPSTSQDRDRDVADLTMVWNVLDFGVSYVSAKQQGDQRLIVQERRRKVVQTIIQDVRSAYWRAVAAERLLKQIDTLMARVEQARDNSQRLGDQRIGDPIQALSYQRALIEATRQLEEQRRALSLAKTELGALINLPPGTELTLAATDDYSVPELKVGLETLEQHALATRPELREQDYQARISAAEVRKSMLRMLPGLEFSAGGHYDSNSFLINQHWADYGVKVTWNLFNVLSGPASIDVAKAGEQVVEARRQAMSMAILAQLYVANANYNEARRQFATSQQLVALDEQIVEQLRNRHQAQGIGELELIQGELNALQADLRRDLAYAELRNSYGQVFASAGLDPLPQSLPSNELSDIAQALGNNEARWQRGDITPGS from the coding sequence GCAAAGCATCGAGGATTTTCGCGGTAAGCATGCTGGCGCTGGCAGTGACGGGGTGCGCGGTCAAGACCCAGCCCATCGACCGCAGCGTCAGCGAACAGCGGGCAAGGGCGGACCTGGCCAACATGTTCAAGGGCCAGGAGGCGCTGCAAGGCCCGCTGACCCTGCACCAGGCCATGGCCCGGGCGGTGAAGTACAACCTGGAGGCGCGCCTGAAGGTCATGGAGGAAGCCCTGGCCCAGCGCCAGGTCGACCTGGCCACCTTCGACATGCTGCCGCGCATGGCGCTGTCGGCCGGCTACGCCGGGCGCAGCAACGTCAGCGCCTCGAGCAGCCGCAGCGTGCTGACCAACACCCAGTCCCTGGAACCTTCGACCTCCCAGGACCGCGACCGCGACGTCGCCGACCTGACCATGGTGTGGAACGTGCTCGACTTCGGTGTCAGCTACGTCAGCGCCAAGCAGCAGGGTGACCAGCGCCTGATCGTCCAGGAACGCCGGCGCAAGGTGGTGCAGACCATCATCCAGGACGTGCGCTCGGCCTACTGGCGCGCGGTGGCCGCCGAACGCCTGCTCAAGCAGATCGACACCCTGATGGCCCGGGTCGAGCAGGCCCGCGACAACAGCCAGCGCCTGGGCGACCAGCGCATCGGCGACCCGATCCAGGCGCTGAGCTACCAGCGCGCGCTGATCGAAGCCACCCGGCAACTGGAAGAACAACGCCGCGCCCTGTCCCTGGCCAAGACCGAGCTGGGCGCGCTGATCAACCTGCCGCCCGGCACCGAACTGACCCTGGCCGCCACCGACGACTACAGCGTGCCGGAGCTCAAGGTGGGGCTGGAAACGCTGGAGCAGCACGCCCTGGCCACCCGCCCCGAATTGCGCGAGCAGGATTACCAGGCACGCATCAGCGCCGCCGAAGTGCGCAAGTCGATGCTGCGCATGCTGCCGGGCCTCGAGTTCTCGGCGGGCGGGCACTACGACAGCAACAGCTTCCTGATCAACCAGCACTGGGCCGACTACGGCGTGAAGGTGACCTGGAACCTGTTCAACGTGCTCTCCGGGCCGGCCTCCATCGACGTGGCCAAGGCCGGCGAGCAAGTGGTCGAGGCGCGCCGCCAGGCCATGTCCATGGCCATCCTCGCCCAGCTGTACGTGGCCAACGCCAACTACAACGAAGCCCGCCGCCAGTTCGCCACCAGCCAGCAACTGGTGGCGCTGGACGAGCAGATCGTCGAGCAGTTGCGCAACCGCCACCAGGCGCAAGGCATCGGTGAGCTGGAGCTGATCCAGGGCGAGCTGAACGCCCTGCAGGCCGACCTGCGCCGCGACCTGGCCTACGCCGAGCTGCGCAACAGCTACGGCCAGGTGTTCGCCAGCGCCGGCCTCGACCCGCTGCCGCAAAGCCTGCCCTCCAACGAGCTGAGCGACATCGCCCAGGCCCTGGGCAACAACGAAGCGCGCTGGCAACGCGGCGACATCACCCCCGGTTCCTGA
- the cysC gene encoding adenylyl-sulfate kinase, with translation MLNGLHTEFPNVHDAGRERHPSAQGRRGAVIWLTGLSGAGKSSLAEGLARQLTELGHACYVLDGDVLRTGLNADLGFSAQDRHENIRRTGEVAALFADAGLICIAALISPYREGRAAARRACGAGFHEVHVKADLAVCEARDPKGLYRRARAGELPGFTGIDAPYEAPDGPELVVETGRVALPVAVGQLLEYVLAVVR, from the coding sequence ATGTTGAACGGTTTGCATACGGAGTTTCCCAACGTGCACGACGCAGGACGCGAGCGACACCCTTCGGCGCAGGGCCGGCGTGGCGCGGTCATCTGGCTCACCGGGCTTTCGGGCGCGGGTAAATCGTCACTGGCCGAGGGCCTGGCGCGGCAGCTCACCGAGCTGGGGCATGCCTGCTATGTGCTCGATGGCGATGTGTTGCGCACGGGCCTGAACGCCGACCTTGGCTTTTCTGCGCAAGACCGTCACGAAAACATCCGCCGCACGGGCGAGGTGGCGGCGCTGTTCGCCGATGCCGGGCTGATCTGCATCGCGGCGTTGATCTCGCCGTACCGGGAAGGCCGCGCCGCCGCGCGCCGGGCCTGCGGGGCGGGGTTTCACGAGGTGCATGTGAAGGCGGACCTGGCCGTTTGCGAGGCGCGTGACCCCAAGGGGTTGTACCGCCGGGCGCGGGCGGGGGAATTGCCGGGGTTTACCGGGATCGATGCGCCGTATGAAGCGCCGGATGGGCCGGAGTTGGTGGTGGAGACCGGGCGGGTGGCGTTGCCGGTGGCGGTGGGGCAGTTGCTGGAATATGTGTTGGCCGTTGTTAGGTGA
- a CDS encoding HD domain-containing phosphohydrolase, with product MEEQASPAAQQRPTILLVDDEEPILNSLRRLLRSQPYDVLLASSGEQALEIMAHHPVDLVMSDARMPAMDGATLLAQVHQRHPAAARIMLTGYADPAAIIKAVNEGRIHRYISKPWNDDEMLLTLRQALEHQHSERERQRLEVLARKQNAQLKLLNLNLEKRVTARTAELQQTADMLDLAYEELKHSYVTGTEVFSMLANLRLPPAKQTNRQIIELVRYYCKAHNVDESTSRDLAMAAALYNIGKMSWPDSMVIAPADLLTHTDRERYRDYPRQSETLLMTLDPMKDAARLILHHQEHWDGGGFPDQLKGEAIPFGARLLKLAVDFTELQRGLILERSLNSDEALLYLRKYAGRVYDPGLLEDFVQVCAAVLSDITLMDPEVRMCSTRELVAGMVLARNLSAENGMLLLNAGKVLNGPLVEKLIAFEAMEHGKYSVFVKVPAEAEQASAGTGSAPC from the coding sequence ATGGAAGAGCAAGCATCACCTGCTGCGCAGCAACGCCCGACGATACTGCTTGTCGACGACGAAGAGCCCATCCTCAATAGCCTGCGCCGGCTGTTGCGCAGCCAGCCGTATGACGTGCTGCTGGCCAGCAGTGGCGAACAGGCCCTGGAGATCATGGCGCATCACCCGGTGGACCTGGTGATGAGCGACGCGCGCATGCCGGCGATGGACGGTGCCACCTTGCTGGCGCAGGTGCACCAACGCCACCCGGCGGCCGCCAGGATCATGCTGACCGGCTACGCCGACCCCGCGGCCATCATCAAGGCGGTGAACGAAGGGCGTATCCATCGCTACATCAGCAAGCCCTGGAACGACGACGAAATGCTCCTGACGCTGCGCCAGGCCCTGGAACACCAGCACTCCGAACGGGAACGCCAGCGCCTGGAGGTGCTGGCGCGCAAGCAGAATGCGCAACTGAAGCTGCTGAACCTGAACCTGGAAAAACGGGTGACGGCCCGCACCGCCGAATTGCAGCAGACGGCCGACATGCTCGACCTGGCCTACGAGGAGCTCAAGCACAGCTATGTCACCGGCACCGAGGTATTCTCGATGCTGGCCAACCTGCGCTTGCCCCCGGCCAAGCAGACCAACCGGCAGATCATCGAGCTGGTGCGCTACTACTGCAAGGCGCACAACGTGGATGAATCGACCAGCCGCGACCTGGCCATGGCGGCCGCGCTGTACAACATCGGCAAGATGAGCTGGCCCGACAGCATGGTCATCGCCCCGGCGGACCTGCTGACCCACACCGATCGCGAGCGCTACCGCGACTATCCGCGCCAGAGCGAGACGCTGCTCATGACCCTGGACCCGATGAAGGACGCCGCTCGCTTGATCCTGCATCACCAGGAACACTGGGACGGTGGGGGCTTCCCGGACCAGCTCAAGGGTGAAGCCATTCCCTTTGGCGCCCGCCTGCTCAAGCTTGCGGTGGACTTCACCGAACTGCAGCGTGGCCTGATTCTCGAGCGTTCGCTGAACAGTGACGAAGCACTACTCTACCTTCGCAAGTATGCCGGGCGTGTGTATGACCCCGGCCTGCTGGAGGATTTCGTGCAGGTTTGTGCGGCGGTGCTCAGCGACATCACCTTGATGGACCCGGAGGTGAGGATGTGCTCCACGCGTGAGCTGGTGGCAGGCATGGTGCTGGCGCGCAATCTCAGCGCCGAGAACGGGATGTTGCTGCTCAATGCGGGTAAGGTGCTGAATGGGCCGCTGGTGGAAAAACTGATCGCGTTTGAAGCGATGGAACACGGTAAATACAGCGTGTTTGTCAAAGTCCCGGCGGAGGCTGAGCAGGCATCTGCCGGCACAGGTTCCGCACCATGTTGA